One segment of Roseofilum casamattae BLCC-M143 DNA contains the following:
- a CDS encoding SPFH domain-containing protein has protein sequence MEGLFGVIFALVVGSSALSSCVKIINQSDRALVERLGRYSGRTLEPGLNFMVPFLDRVSYKETTREKVLDVPAQQCITRDNVSITVDAVVYWRIMDLEKAYYKVENLQSAMTNLVLTQIRSEMGKLELDQTFTARSEINEVLLRELDVATDPWGVKVTRVELRDIVPSKAVQDSMELQMSAERKKRAAILTSEGERDSAVNSAKGRAEAQVLDAEARQKAAILDAEAQKKATVLKAQAERQEAVLKAQGTAEALQIVTKTLQTDPRAREALQFLIAQNYMEMGMKIGSSESSKVMFMDPRSIPSALEGMRAIVGDAAPALEQMELPSVTSSMPVELDQEIAALKSQA, from the coding sequence ATGGAAGGTTTGTTTGGTGTCATTTTTGCTTTAGTCGTCGGCAGCAGCGCCCTCTCATCTTGCGTAAAAATTATTAATCAAAGCGATCGTGCTTTAGTCGAGAGATTGGGCAGATATAGCGGTCGCACTCTCGAGCCAGGATTGAATTTCATGGTGCCATTTCTCGATCGCGTTTCCTACAAAGAAACCACTCGCGAGAAAGTTCTCGACGTTCCGGCACAACAATGCATCACCCGCGATAATGTTTCCATTACGGTAGATGCCGTCGTCTATTGGCGGATTATGGATTTGGAGAAAGCCTATTATAAAGTTGAAAACTTGCAGTCAGCCATGACCAATTTGGTCTTAACCCAAATTCGCTCGGAAATGGGAAAACTTGAATTGGATCAAACCTTCACCGCGCGATCGGAAATTAATGAGGTCTTGTTACGCGAATTAGATGTAGCAACCGACCCCTGGGGAGTGAAAGTAACGCGGGTGGAATTGCGCGATATTGTTCCTTCCAAAGCCGTCCAAGATTCTATGGAATTACAAATGTCTGCCGAGCGGAAAAAACGGGCAGCAATTTTAACCTCGGAAGGGGAACGAGATTCCGCAGTTAATAGCGCGAAAGGACGAGCCGAAGCCCAGGTTTTAGATGCAGAAGCCCGACAAAAAGCAGCAATTTTAGATGCAGAAGCCCAGAAAAAAGCAACCGTGCTGAAAGCGCAAGCAGAACGTCAAGAAGCCGTGTTAAAAGCACAGGGAACGGCAGAAGCCCTACAAATTGTGACCAAAACCCTCCAAACCGACCCCAGAGCGCGGGAAGCATTGCAGTTTCTGATCGCCCAGAACTATATGGAAATGGGGATGAAAATTGGCAGTAGCGAGAGCAGTAAAGTTATGTTTATGGACCCGCGCAGTATTCCTTCCGCTCTAGAAGGAATGCGAGCCATTGTCGGCGATGCAGCGCCGGCATTGGAGCAGATGGAGCTGCCTTCAGTCACCTCTTCAATGCCTGTAGAATTAGACCAAGAAATTGCGGCTCTCAAGTCGCAAGCCTAA
- a CDS encoding Fur family transcriptional regulator, producing MKSKYTRSQKIVINLLKTLGKALSAQEIYIELRNAERSLGLATVYRAVEGLKQKGAIQSRTLENGEAVYSSIEQDRHHLTCLKCGKSILLSECPVHDLEITLRESYKFQVFYHTLEFFGLCDRCQVLPAIDS from the coding sequence ATGAAATCCAAGTATACTCGCTCTCAAAAGATCGTCATTAACTTGCTAAAAACCTTGGGGAAAGCACTCTCAGCGCAAGAGATCTATATCGAATTGCGCAATGCCGAGCGTTCTCTGGGTTTGGCCACGGTCTATCGTGCTGTAGAAGGATTAAAACAAAAAGGTGCGATTCAATCTCGCACCTTAGAGAATGGGGAAGCGGTTTACTCATCCATCGAACAAGATCGGCATCATTTAACCTGCCTTAAATGTGGGAAGTCTATTTTGCTTTCGGAATGTCCCGTTCATGACTTAGAAATTACGTTACGGGAGTCTTATAAATTCCAGGTTTTTTATCATACTCTGGAATTTTTTGGATTGTGCGATCGCTGTCAAGTTCTACCCGCCATAGACTCATAA
- a CDS encoding ATP-binding protein: MKSILKPSNSLLSSLRRRSIGSTLLLYVLGSALLGLGGMSYVFYTVLESRAKDDIQTQLRKEVAAIEGEMAEAEQMMQDLAATVPVLQSVGIEDPAAYEQVILSMFEQRSKLTMALGFGQSPYAIISDRETYWPYFFLDQNVPNQVGQPLPSPNTHIRQGDVCDVDDCFQEVYWTEPTALPRGETMWLEPYEWTGITMTTVIGPIFTSDNQLLGLSGLDMNVTALSARIQSPESWKNGYYAILSAAGNLLAYPPEPSQATALTNYADIPELKRVWEQISRESQGLLVADGYYLAYQRIERTGWLMLAAVPQSVVLTPVLTITLGAALGAGTILTVLVSLFVRRLNGRLKPILHECQAVMTRQSDREANHQPVPALQLSPNADELDVLNASFARMTAQLKTSFAELEARVEERTRELQIAMETADAANQAKSEFLANMSHELRTPLNGILGYAQILQRSSEVSQTDRKGIDVIRQAGTHLLTLINDVLDLAKIEARKLELVPKTVNLPSLLQGVAEVIRIKAEEKGLQFQAIISSRLPEGVYLDPKRLRQVLLNLLGNSTKFTDRGEITLIVKPLGFPQSSPEWDTPIVPVRFTVEDTGRGITPQQVERIFLPFEQVGGQQQRAEGTGLGLAITRQIVEMMGSKIQVSSELGKGSCFWFEVDLPISQNWQEKLRADTQGKILGYRGDRRKVLIVDDKAVNRMVMREVLELLGFAIAEAEDGEQGITQYQQFQPDLIITDLVMPTLDGFEFTRRIRKQDPEIIIIASSASVLEHDRDYSIAIGCNDFVVKPVDIDILLERIQIWLNLDWIYEEPVAPEEPVEYLYPPLEELKQLKYLARIGDFGGVDEEIERLRCLDATYNGFCDRLLSLADEFDESGILELLTHATPKPALSSL, from the coding sequence ATGAAAAGTATTCTCAAACCCTCAAACTCACTGTTATCCTCATTGCGCCGACGCTCGATTGGCTCAACCTTGCTACTTTACGTTTTAGGGAGTGCCTTATTAGGGTTGGGCGGTATGTCTTATGTGTTTTATACCGTTCTCGAGTCTCGTGCCAAAGATGATATTCAAACTCAGTTGCGCAAAGAAGTAGCTGCCATTGAAGGCGAGATGGCAGAAGCAGAGCAGATGATGCAAGATTTGGCTGCAACCGTTCCGGTTTTGCAGAGCGTCGGCATTGAAGACCCAGCAGCCTACGAACAAGTCATATTGAGCATGTTCGAGCAACGTTCTAAATTGACCATGGCCCTGGGCTTTGGCCAGTCTCCTTATGCCATCATTAGCGATCGCGAAACCTATTGGCCTTATTTCTTCCTCGACCAAAATGTCCCCAACCAAGTCGGTCAACCGCTCCCCTCTCCTAATACCCATATTCGCCAAGGAGATGTCTGCGACGTTGATGATTGTTTTCAGGAAGTCTATTGGACGGAACCTACAGCCCTCCCTCGAGGGGAAACCATGTGGCTCGAGCCCTATGAATGGACGGGGATTACCATGACCACAGTCATCGGCCCTATCTTTACCTCCGACAACCAACTCCTCGGACTGAGCGGCTTAGATATGAACGTAACGGCACTGAGCGCGCGGATTCAATCTCCCGAGAGTTGGAAAAATGGATATTACGCCATCTTGAGTGCGGCAGGCAATCTGCTCGCCTATCCTCCAGAACCCAGCCAAGCCACTGCTCTGACCAACTATGCCGATATTCCAGAACTGAAACGGGTTTGGGAGCAAATCAGCCGGGAGAGTCAAGGGTTATTAGTCGCCGATGGCTACTATTTGGCTTATCAGCGCATCGAACGTACCGGTTGGTTAATGCTGGCAGCCGTTCCCCAGTCCGTTGTCTTAACTCCGGTTTTAACAATTACTTTGGGGGCAGCTTTAGGCGCAGGTACGATCTTGACGGTATTGGTTTCGCTGTTTGTCCGGCGCTTAAACGGGCGGCTGAAACCCATCTTGCATGAATGTCAAGCCGTCATGACTCGCCAGAGCGATCGCGAAGCCAACCACCAACCCGTGCCTGCTCTGCAGCTCTCTCCCAATGCCGACGAGCTAGATGTACTCAATGCTTCCTTTGCACGAATGACCGCTCAACTGAAAACCTCATTTGCCGAACTCGAAGCGAGAGTGGAAGAGAGAACTCGCGAGTTGCAGATTGCCATGGAAACGGCTGATGCGGCCAACCAGGCAAAGAGTGAATTTCTGGCGAACATGAGTCACGAGCTACGAACCCCACTTAATGGCATTCTCGGCTATGCTCAGATCCTACAACGGAGCAGCGAAGTGAGCCAGACAGACCGCAAAGGGATTGATGTGATTCGCCAAGCAGGCACTCACTTGTTAACGCTGATTAATGATGTATTGGATTTAGCCAAAATTGAAGCGCGCAAGCTGGAACTGGTCCCGAAAACCGTCAATTTACCTTCTCTGTTGCAAGGAGTTGCAGAAGTGATTCGCATCAAAGCAGAAGAAAAAGGTCTCCAGTTCCAAGCCATTATCTCCTCCCGGTTGCCTGAAGGGGTTTATCTGGACCCCAAACGCTTGCGCCAAGTTCTTTTGAATTTGCTCGGTAACTCCACTAAATTTACCGACCGAGGAGAAATTACTTTGATCGTCAAACCGTTGGGTTTTCCTCAATCAAGTCCGGAGTGGGATACACCAATTGTGCCCGTGCGCTTTACAGTAGAAGACACCGGTAGGGGCATAACTCCTCAGCAAGTGGAGAGAATCTTTTTACCATTCGAGCAAGTCGGCGGTCAACAGCAACGAGCGGAAGGTACTGGTTTGGGTCTGGCCATTACTCGTCAAATTGTGGAGATGATGGGGAGCAAAATTCAAGTCAGTAGCGAGTTGGGTAAAGGCAGTTGTTTTTGGTTTGAGGTTGACCTCCCCATCAGTCAGAATTGGCAGGAGAAGCTGAGGGCCGATACCCAAGGTAAAATTTTGGGCTACCGTGGCGATCGCCGCAAGGTTCTGATTGTAGACGATAAAGCAGTTAACCGGATGGTGATGCGAGAAGTCTTGGAATTGCTCGGATTTGCGATCGCGGAAGCAGAAGATGGAGAGCAAGGTATCACGCAGTATCAACAGTTTCAACCCGATCTGATTATTACCGATTTGGTCATGCCCACCCTAGATGGCTTTGAATTCACCCGTCGCATTCGCAAGCAAGATCCCGAGATTATTATTATTGCGTCTTCGGCTAGTGTATTGGAGCACGATCGAGACTACAGTATTGCGATCGGCTGCAATGATTTTGTCGTGAAGCCTGTAGACATAGATATACTCTTAGAACGCATCCAAATCTGGTTAAATCTCGACTGGATCTATGAAGAGCCGGTAGCTCCGGAGGAACCTGTAGAATATCTGTATCCCCCTCTGGAAGAACTCAAGCAATTGAAATATTTGGCTCGCATAGGGGATTTTGGTGGGGTGGATGAAGAGATCGAACGCTTGCGCTGTTTGGACGCTACTTATAATGGGTTTTGCGATCGCCTGCTCTCTCTTGCTGATGAATTTGATGAAAGTGGTATTTTAGAACTGTTGACCCATGCCACCCCCAAACCCGCCTTATCATCTCTTTAG
- a CDS encoding PhzF family phenazine biosynthesis protein, with protein MPSLPFYIVDVFAVGRYSGNPLAVVANAGDLATEIMEAIAREINFSETTFILSDTPKNGGYDVRIFTPTQELPFAGHPTLGTAYIIQQELIRSAVKQVNLNLKVGQIPVYWERDNSGEDYLWMQQNRAEFLEIISPEILAPMLGLNPDDIDDRFPIQVVSTGMDFTIVPLKTHRSLKKCQVNLSLYNEFIQQTEGKEIFVFCPETNYPQNDFSARMFADYLGIPEDPATGSANGCFAAYLVKQNYFNSKSIDARVEQGYEIDRPSLLRLRAQENNGEIAPQVGGQVISISKGEIFV; from the coding sequence ATGCCCTCTCTACCCTTTTATATTGTTGATGTTTTTGCCGTGGGTCGCTATAGTGGGAATCCATTGGCTGTGGTGGCGAATGCCGGAGATTTAGCGACAGAGATAATGGAGGCGATCGCGAGAGAAATTAATTTTTCAGAAACCACATTTATTCTCAGCGATACTCCAAAAAATGGAGGCTATGACGTGCGAATTTTCACTCCAACTCAAGAGTTGCCCTTTGCCGGCCATCCCACATTGGGAACGGCTTATATTATCCAGCAGGAGTTAATTCGATCGGCGGTGAAACAAGTTAATTTGAATCTCAAAGTCGGGCAAATTCCCGTATATTGGGAAAGGGATAACTCGGGAGAAGATTACTTGTGGATGCAGCAAAATCGAGCTGAGTTTCTCGAAATCATTTCCCCAGAGATACTTGCACCAATGCTCGGTTTAAATCCAGATGATATTGACGATCGCTTTCCAATTCAAGTCGTTTCTACTGGCATGGATTTCACCATTGTGCCGCTCAAAACTCATCGATCGCTCAAAAAATGTCAGGTTAACTTATCCTTGTATAACGAGTTCATTCAACAGACGGAAGGGAAAGAAATTTTTGTGTTTTGCCCGGAAACAAATTATCCGCAGAATGATTTTAGCGCGCGCATGTTTGCGGACTATTTGGGCATCCCAGAAGATCCGGCAACTGGTAGTGCGAATGGATGTTTTGCAGCTTATTTAGTCAAACAGAATTACTTCAATAGTAAAAGTATTGATGCACGAGTCGAACAAGGGTACGAAATCGATCGCCCATCCTTATTACGATTGCGCGCACAAGAGAATAATGGCGAGATTGCTCCCCAAGTTGGCGGTCAAGTGATTTCCATCTCGAAAGGTGAGATTTTTGTCTAA
- a CDS encoding bifunctional metallophosphatase/5'-nucleotidase gives MNRLNPWLKITTPFIVGLLLALLYSWWSDASIASSSFELRLLHTNDHHAHLEPVKAGDKGTLGGIAQRKTLIDRLRQESEANHQPLLLLDAGDVFQGTLYFNTYQGQADLEFYNRLDYDAMTVGNHEFDRGQEPLAEFIQGADFPVLSANLDVNSSSPLFGLTKPWIILERDREKIGIIGLTTDRTPELSNVGEGIVFQDPIVTARKSVAELSKQGINKIVALTHLGIAQDLQLAQQVDGIDVILGGHSHTKLGEIPGAENPYPIVRKTPNGDPILVATDWEWGKYLGDLQVEFDRQGKLTQWNGNLHAIDETIPADPEFETILQDLRQPIQAMKAEMIGETSVRLNGDRDEIRRKATNLGTLIAEAMLSKTKGSGAQVAITNGGGIRASIARGPIAFGQVLEVLPFGNTIIQIELTGEQIAETLEYGVSQIEHGGGCFPQVAGLQFSWDATLPVGSRVTNIKMRQPDGAYVPLNNRETYRVVTTKFLYKGGDGYSGFQQGQNKLDTGYLLSDSLIEYIRAHSPIR, from the coding sequence ATGAACCGACTCAACCCCTGGCTCAAAATTACAACACCATTTATTGTTGGACTGCTGCTTGCCTTACTGTACTCTTGGTGGAGCGATGCTTCTATTGCATCATCCTCATTTGAACTACGCTTATTACATACCAACGATCATCACGCTCATTTAGAACCGGTAAAGGCTGGCGATAAAGGAACTCTAGGAGGAATTGCTCAACGCAAAACCCTAATCGATCGCCTGCGTCAGGAAAGTGAAGCCAATCATCAACCCTTACTGCTCCTAGATGCTGGAGATGTATTTCAAGGAACGCTTTATTTTAATACCTATCAAGGACAAGCGGATCTCGAATTTTATAACCGCTTAGACTATGATGCGATGACTGTAGGAAATCATGAATTCGATCGCGGCCAAGAACCATTAGCTGAATTCATTCAAGGAGCTGATTTTCCCGTTCTATCGGCTAACCTAGATGTTAACTCGAGTTCTCCATTATTTGGTTTAACGAAACCTTGGATAATTCTAGAGCGCGATCGCGAAAAAATTGGAATTATCGGTCTGACAACCGATCGCACCCCGGAATTATCTAATGTTGGTGAAGGTATTGTATTTCAAGATCCGATTGTTACAGCACGAAAAAGTGTTGCAGAACTGAGCAAACAAGGAATTAATAAAATTGTTGCCCTAACTCATTTAGGCATAGCACAAGATTTACAACTGGCGCAACAGGTTGATGGGATTGATGTCATTCTGGGCGGTCATTCTCATACTAAACTGGGAGAGATTCCCGGAGCCGAAAACCCTTATCCAATTGTCCGGAAAACACCGAATGGCGATCCAATTTTGGTAGCAACAGACTGGGAATGGGGAAAATATTTAGGCGATCTACAAGTAGAGTTCGATCGCCAAGGAAAATTAACTCAATGGAATGGCAATCTTCATGCGATCGATGAAACAATTCCTGCCGATCCGGAATTCGAGACAATTCTCCAAGACTTGAGACAACCCATCCAAGCCATGAAAGCCGAAATGATTGGAGAAACTTCAGTTCGTTTGAATGGAGATAGAGATGAGATTCGCCGCAAAGCAACTAATCTCGGTACGTTAATTGCCGAAGCAATGTTATCTAAAACAAAAGGAAGTGGCGCGCAAGTTGCAATTACAAATGGTGGCGGAATTCGTGCGAGTATTGCTCGAGGACCGATCGCATTCGGTCAAGTCTTAGAAGTGCTTCCTTTTGGGAATACCATTATTCAAATTGAGCTAACTGGAGAGCAAATTGCCGAGACATTAGAGTATGGCGTGAGTCAGATCGAGCATGGTGGCGGTTGTTTTCCGCAAGTGGCCGGACTTCAATTTAGTTGGGATGCCACATTACCCGTAGGTTCGCGCGTCACTAACATTAAAATGCGGCAACCCGATGGAGCTTATGTTCCTCTCAATAACCGGGAAACCTATCGGGTTGTCACCACCAAATTTCTCTATAAAGGAGGCGACGGTTATAGTGGATTTCAACAAGGTCAAAATAAGCTAGATACTGGCTATTTGCTCTCCGATAGCTTGATTGAATATATCCGAGCGCATTCCCCCATTCGTTAG
- a CDS encoding metal ABC transporter solute-binding protein, Zn/Mn family — MTQSNSIARLRQWTLATISLMAIALGSCSGRTDASNTPDNPAPDTIAVQNDEQLEVVTTFLPITQFTKAVAGDRARVVQLIPSTIGLHDYQAKPADIQAIAEADVLVQNGLEVEEFLEDAIENAENEDLAIIDSSENISNLLASDDDHGDHDDHDDHDDHDDHDDHDHDHDHDHDHDEEQKKSTHHEEHEKAGHHGHSHGEFDPHVWLDPKRAIVQVEAIRDGLIAVDPEGKNIYTDNAAAFIQELQTLDTEITRSLQPYAGQTFITFHDFANYFADSYDLNVQALVDIPEENPSPEDVRELIETVKSENIQALLREPQVGEKTFSTLAKDLQIEVSIFDPIETGGGNAIEPDYYITIMRQNAQNLTEALSQ; from the coding sequence ATGACTCAAAGTAATAGCATCGCTAGATTGCGTCAGTGGACGCTCGCGACCATTTCCCTAATGGCGATCGCTCTCGGAAGCTGTTCCGGCCGTACTGATGCGAGCAATACACCAGATAATCCCGCTCCTGACACCATCGCCGTTCAAAATGACGAACAACTCGAAGTCGTCACCACCTTTTTACCCATCACTCAATTTACCAAAGCCGTTGCAGGCGATCGCGCTCGGGTGGTGCAACTGATACCATCGACTATTGGTCTTCACGACTACCAAGCCAAACCTGCCGATATTCAGGCCATCGCTGAAGCCGATGTCCTAGTACAAAATGGATTAGAAGTAGAAGAATTTCTCGAAGATGCGATCGAGAATGCAGAAAATGAAGACTTAGCCATTATTGACTCGAGCGAAAATATTTCCAATCTGCTCGCTTCAGATGACGACCATGGCGACCATGACGACCACGACGACCATGACGACCATGACGACCATGACGACCATGACCATGACCATGACCATGACCATGACCATGACGAAGAGCAAAAGAAATCCACTCATCACGAAGAGCACGAAAAAGCCGGTCATCACGGCCACAGCCATGGAGAATTCGACCCTCATGTTTGGCTCGATCCAAAACGAGCGATCGTTCAAGTTGAAGCCATTCGCGATGGTTTAATTGCTGTAGATCCGGAAGGCAAAAATATCTACACCGATAACGCTGCCGCATTTATTCAAGAACTACAAACCTTAGATACAGAAATTACGCGATCGCTGCAACCTTACGCCGGCCAAACCTTCATTACCTTCCACGACTTTGCCAACTATTTTGCCGATAGTTACGACCTCAACGTGCAAGCCTTAGTCGATATTCCCGAAGAAAATCCCTCTCCTGAAGACGTTCGCGAATTAATCGAAACCGTCAAATCGGAAAATATCCAAGCATTGCTCAGAGAACCGCAAGTGGGGGAAAAAACCTTCTCCACTCTCGCCAAAGACTTGCAGATTGAAGTGAGCATTTTCGATCCCATCGAAACCGGAGGAGGCAATGCGATCGAGCCTGACTACTATATCACCATAATGCGCCAAAATGCACAAAACTTAACCGAAGCTCTGAGTCAATAA
- a CDS encoding type II secretion system F family protein, giving the protein MPNFVADVRDPLGNAKRETVKADSLGAARAELLSRGLQVGEVKKAPLFDFANIDMDKLNDDFAAMTASVTVKDKAVFSRQFAAMVNAGVGMVRCLGVLTEQCDNPKLKRALTQISSEVQEGSSLSEAMGKHPACYDDLYVAMVSAGEVGGVLDDVLNRLAKLLEDSARLQNQLKSAMSYPTTVGSMAVIIFIALTIFLIPTFAGIFEDIGVELPVFTQMMLQISAFLTSPAKSVTLLVILIVAKVAYDNWYKTPQGKKIMDKQFLKVPLFGDLIKKTATARFCRTFGTLSRAGVPILTSLEIVRDTAGNQTIADAVEASRQEIQGGGMISTALDRYKVFPVLAIQMISIGEETGQIDQMLMKVADFYEDEVEQAIKGLTSMLEPVMIVVIGGMVGSILLAMYLPMFKVFEEL; this is encoded by the coding sequence ATGCCTAACTTTGTTGCTGATGTTCGAGATCCCCTAGGAAATGCCAAACGCGAAACAGTGAAAGCAGACTCTCTCGGTGCTGCTCGCGCTGAATTGCTCAGTCGCGGTTTGCAAGTTGGTGAAGTTAAAAAAGCTCCTCTGTTTGACTTTGCCAACATTGATATGGACAAGTTGAACGATGACTTTGCAGCGATGACTGCCAGTGTTACGGTGAAAGATAAAGCCGTATTTTCGCGGCAATTTGCGGCAATGGTCAATGCTGGAGTAGGAATGGTGCGCTGCTTGGGGGTGTTGACGGAACAATGTGATAATCCCAAGTTGAAAAGAGCACTGACGCAAATTTCTTCAGAGGTACAAGAGGGATCGAGTTTATCCGAGGCCATGGGCAAACACCCTGCTTGCTACGATGACCTCTATGTGGCGATGGTGTCTGCTGGTGAAGTTGGGGGGGTACTCGATGATGTACTCAACCGTCTGGCTAAATTATTGGAAGATTCAGCTCGACTGCAAAACCAACTCAAGTCAGCCATGTCTTATCCCACAACTGTGGGAAGTATGGCGGTAATTATCTTCATTGCATTGACTATTTTTTTGATTCCTACATTTGCAGGAATTTTTGAAGATATTGGGGTTGAGCTGCCTGTTTTTACCCAAATGATGTTGCAGATTAGTGCGTTTTTAACAAGTCCGGCCAAGTCAGTAACGTTATTAGTCATTCTCATCGTTGCGAAGGTTGCTTATGATAACTGGTACAAAACTCCGCAAGGGAAGAAAATTATGGATAAACAGTTCCTCAAAGTACCTTTATTTGGGGATCTGATTAAGAAAACTGCTACTGCTCGGTTTTGCCGTACGTTCGGAACGCTCTCTCGTGCGGGGGTACCGATTTTGACTTCGTTGGAGATTGTCCGAGACACGGCTGGGAACCAAACGATCGCAGATGCGGTAGAAGCCTCGCGCCAGGAGATCCAAGGTGGAGGGATGATTAGTACGGCGCTCGATCGCTATAAAGTGTTTCCGGTTCTAGCGATTCAAATGATTAGTATTGGTGAAGAAACGGGACAAATCGATCAGATGCTGATGAAGGTTGCTGACTTTTATGAAGATGAAGTGGAACAAGCGATTAAAGGGCTAACCAGTATGCTCGAACCGGTGATGATTGTGGTTATCGGGGGTATGGTAGGTTCGATTTTGTTGGCGATGTATTTGCCGATGTTTAAGGTGTTTGAAGAGTTATAA
- a CDS encoding type IV pilus twitching motility protein PilT: MDYMIEDVMESLIEQGGSDLHIQAGAPIYFRVSGKLTPQPQFGENLDSGDCQRLIFAMLNNNQRKDLEQNWELDCAYGVKGLARFRVNVYRERGCYAACLRALASKIPNFEKLGVPEIMREMSDRPRGMVLITGQTGSGKTTTMAAVLDLINRTRAEHILTVEDPIEYVFPNIKSLFHQRQKGEDTKSFSNALKAALREDPDIILVGEMRDLETIGLAVSAAETGHLVFGTMHTNNAAGTIDRLLDVFPPIQQPQIRAQMSGSLVGICSQNLVAKIGGGRRAAQEILVNTPAIANLIREGKTSQIYSAIQTGGKLGMQTMEMSLAKLVNEGQVSYEDAIGKCNKVDELMRLVQPAKQKL, from the coding sequence ATGGATTATATGATTGAAGATGTAATGGAATCTTTGATCGAACAAGGAGGATCGGATCTGCATATTCAAGCAGGAGCGCCGATCTATTTTCGCGTCAGCGGTAAGTTAACTCCTCAACCTCAGTTTGGCGAAAACCTCGATTCAGGAGATTGTCAGCGCTTGATCTTTGCCATGCTCAACAATAATCAGCGCAAAGATCTCGAACAAAATTGGGAATTAGACTGTGCCTATGGGGTAAAAGGACTGGCGCGTTTTCGGGTGAATGTCTATCGCGAACGAGGGTGTTATGCGGCTTGCTTGCGTGCCTTAGCTTCTAAAATTCCTAACTTTGAGAAGTTGGGCGTTCCGGAGATTATGCGGGAGATGTCCGATCGCCCGCGCGGCATGGTTCTGATTACGGGGCAAACGGGGTCGGGAAAAACGACGACCATGGCAGCAGTTCTGGACTTAATTAATCGTACCCGTGCCGAACATATTTTGACGGTTGAAGATCCGATTGAGTATGTTTTTCCGAATATTAAAAGCTTGTTCCACCAACGGCAAAAAGGTGAGGATACAAAAAGCTTTTCTAATGCTTTGAAAGCCGCACTGCGGGAAGATCCAGATATTATTCTGGTGGGAGAAATGCGGGATTTGGAAACCATTGGTCTGGCGGTATCGGCAGCAGAAACCGGTCACTTGGTTTTTGGTACCATGCACACGAATAATGCGGCGGGAACGATTGACCGTTTGTTAGATGTATTTCCTCCCATTCAGCAACCGCAGATTCGCGCGCAAATGTCTGGTTCTCTCGTGGGAATTTGTTCGCAAAACTTAGTAGCCAAAATCGGCGGCGGACGACGAGCTGCTCAGGAAATTTTGGTGAATACTCCGGCGATCGCCAACTTGATTCGGGAAGGAAAAACCAGTCAGATTTATTCGGCGATTCAAACCGGCGGAAAACTGGGAATGCAAACCATGGAGATGTCACTGGCAAAATTAGTAAATGAGGGTCAGGTTTCCTATGAAGATGCGATCGGTAAATGCAACAAAGTTGACGAGCTGATGCGTCTAGTTCAACCGGCGAAACAAAAACTCTAA